From the genome of Triticum aestivum cultivar Chinese Spring chromosome 1A, IWGSC CS RefSeq v2.1, whole genome shotgun sequence:
catcatcggagaggctatggtgttgatgtagaagccctcagtgattgattccccctccggtggagctccggaaaaggccccaagatgggatctcttgggtacataaggttgcggcggtggaaatagggttttagtggtgctcctggatgtttggggggtatatgaatatataggaggaagaagtaggtcggtggagccacgaggggcccacgagggtggaaggcacacccagggggtaggcacgcccgcctgcctcgtggcctcctcgttgatttcttgatgtccactccaagtcccctggatcatgtttgttccaaaaataactctcccgaaggttttattctgtttggattccatttgatatttcttttctgcgaaacactgaaataggcaaaaaaacagcaactggcactgggcctccggttaataggttagtcccaaaagataatataaaatagcatattaaagcccattaacatccaaaacagataatataatagcatggaacaatcaaaaattatagatatgttggagacatatcagcggcCGCACCTACCCAAGGCCGCCGCTCCCGTCCAGCGGCCGCCACTCCTGTTTCCCGCGACGCCCCTGTTTCTCGCCCTTGTTCGGCTACTGTCGCTGCCTCTGCCTCGTCCAGGCGCCGCCATCCCAGGATCCCCGGCTTGGCTGCTTCCGCTCGGCGACTCTGCTTCCGCTCGAGCGAGCGTGCCCTTGCCCGATCCAGTATCAGGGGCCATGCTTCGAGCGCGCGAGTTGCCCAATCCTGATATAGTTTTTGGATCCGTTGACTTAAAAAAGGGCTCCTCATGTCTTCTTCAGGCTATGTCGTTGTTCCTCGGTGCtcggtgatcttcgatggcaccaactatgctgagtttgCGGGTTTTATGCGTATCCATATGCGTGGTCTTCTGCTGTGGGGTGTTCTATCTGGCGAGGTCCCCTGTCCGCCATGTCCTGTTGCTCCCGTTGCACCTACCCCACCGGTACCGCCAGTTCTTGTTGTtgatgcttctcaggctgatcgGGATGTAGCCAAGGTGCTTGATGATGCTGCgttgatgcttatgatcagcaggtatcAGCTTATTCAGATGCTCTTTCCGTCTACCGTGATGATcggtctgcttacactcagtggtgcaatgatgatgctcgagtTGCTGCTGTTCTTACTGTGAGTGTCCTCCCTCTTTGCTTCGGAGTTCATGGGCCTTGGCACTGTTGTAGCGATGTGGTCTTACctctgtcagcgctatcagccctctggtgatgctcttTACTTATCTGTGGTGCCTCAGGAGTATGATCTTCAGCAAGGTGATTCATCTGTTGACGAGTTCTACACACAGAGTTCTgccatctggcgccagcttgactcTCTTCGGACTGTTGTCTGTGGATCCTGCCGTTGTTGTCATACTATGCGGTCTGACTTGGAGTTTCAGCGTGTCCATGAGTTCTTATCTCACCTCCGATCTGAGTTTGAGCCTCGACGTGCTCACTTGATTGCTCAtggtcgtgttcctatctcggaGGTACTTGTTGAGCTTCGTGCTAAGGAGACCCGACTTCGTTCTGCTGGGTTGCTTGCAGTCTCTTCTGTGTTGGCTGCCCGAGCCCCTGTGTTGTCTGCTCGTCCCACTCCTGCCCACACCTTCGAGGGGTGGGTCGCCTTCCTTATGTTGAGAAGGGTCGGTCGTGCCGTGACACCTTCTATGACTACTGCTCCAGgccaggtcacccagagtctgattgtcGCCAGAAGTAGCAAAACCAgaggcgctcctcttccaatgGGGCTCCTATGTCATCATCGactccgtcactcactgaccaggacattgtgTGCCTCAAGCGCCTTCTGGCTTCCTCCGGTTCTTCCTCGACGGGCTCTGCTGCTGCTATGACTGCTGTCTCCACTTCATCACCGCCGACATCTACACCGTCAGGTACATCCTcgtgggttctggactctggagcttcctTTCATATGTCCTCTGATTCTTCAGTGTTGTCCCCTCTTCACCCTCTTGATTCTCCTATTAATGTTCTTACTGCCGATGGCACATCCcttcctgttgctagtcgtggtcttctttccactccatccttttctgttcctagtgtttctcatgttcctcgccttaccatgagTCTTTTTTCCGCTACCCAACTTACtaattctggttgtcgtgtcattcttgataccgactcttgctccattcgGGATCAtcgcaccaaggctttggttggtgctggcccccggcgccgtgagtcaaagggcctttgggaggttgactggctttgtgttccttccgctgccaccacttctgcTAGCTtccatgctcttgctgcctcttcatctgcgtccttccagcagtggcatcatcgccttggtcacatctgtggctctcgcttgtcaTCTTTAGTgcgtcagggcctcttagggtctgtatctggagatgtttCTTTACATTGTAATGGTTGTAGACTTGGCAAACAGATCCAGTTACCTTATCTTACCAGTGAGTTGGTctctcagcgtccttttgacttagttcattctgatgtctggggtcctaCTCCCTTTGATTTGAAAGGTGAtcatcgctactatgttttgtttattgatgatttctctcgctacacttggctctacttcatgaaatctcgtagcgaggttctctatatacaaacgatttgctgccatggttcacacccagttttcCACGCCCGTTCATACTTTTCATATTGACTCAGTTGGAGAGTATATCTCCCAGTTGTTGTGTGGTTTTCTtgcggaacagggtactcttgcccagttctcatgtcctggtgctcatgctcagaatggcgttgctGAACGAAAGCATCATCATctgcttgagacggctcgtgcgctgATGATTGCCGGTTCTCTTCCACCCCACTTTTGGGCTCAGGCTGTTTCtacatccacctatctcatcaacagtCAACCATCGACTGCTCTGTTGGGTagtattcctatggagtgtctcactagtcgttctcctgactactcagctcttcgtatgtttggactgtgtgctatgtccttcttgccccgcgagaacgcaccaaactgactgcttaGTCAGttgagtgtgtttttcttggctacagtgatgagcacaagggctatcgttgttgggattcTGTTGGTCGTCGCTTacgcatctcgcgtgatgtgacctttgacgagtctcgttcttactacccacgtccttcttcctcgagcttctctgtggatgatatttcctttcttcttcttcccgatACATCCTGCTATGTGCCTCATGTTTCACTTATTCCACCGGCCCCTCTTATTCCTTCTCCCTCACCACCGACCCCCtcttctccatcctcctcctccacctctccaccGTCATCTCCAGTCCATTCCCCTCTCTCACCGTTTCCTCTCGAGTACACTCGTCGTCCTCATATTGATGATGCTTCCCCTGATTCGCCAGACGCACCTTCCACCTCTGATGCACCTCCGTTCACGCCTCCCCCGGTTCTTAAcctccgtgctcggcctcgccctCCGCCTGATCGCTATTCTCCTGATCAGTATAGTCTCTCAGAtattgctgagcccacttcctatcggactgccatgactcagcctgaatggcagcttgcgatggccgaagaacttgctgcccttgagcgctatggcacatgggatctggtttcccTCCCTTCCGGTGTTCGTCCTATCatctgcaagtgggtctacaagattaagactctcttcgatggttctcttgagcgctacaaagctcgtcttctggcacgtggttttcagcaggagcagggacgcgattatgatgagacattcgctcctgtCGCCCACATGACCACTTCCCGCACTCTCCTTGTTGTGGCTTCTGTTCGTcattggtctatctctcaacttgatgtccagaacgcctttctcaatggcgagttgtgtgaggaggtttatatgcagccaccaccggggtactatgctcctgatggtatggtATGTAGGCTTCgccgctccctctatggtcttaaacaggcccctcgcacctggtttgagcgtttcgcctctgtggtgactgccgctggtttctttcccagtgatcatgatcccgcgttgtttgttcacacgtctcctcgtgatcggactcttctccttctctatgttgatgacatgatcattactggtgacgactctgactacattgcctttgttaaggctcgccttcgcgaccagttcctcatgactgatcttgatccacttcgctattttcttgggattgagatctcctcgacccctgatggcttctacatctctcaagaaaaatatattcagggTCTTCTTGCTCGCGCTTCTCTCGGTGATGAGCGCGcagttgtgactcctatggagcttaATGTTCAGCTTCAtgcctctgatggtgaccctcttcctaatcccactcgctatcgtcaccttgttggcagtcttgtctatcttgctgttacgcgtcctgacatctcctatctTGTCCACATCCTGGgtcagtttgtttcagcccccacctTTGTCCACTATAATCACCTCcttcgtgttctacgatatcttcgtggcactaTCTCTCAGCGCCTCTTCTTTCCCCtctccagctctcttgagctccaggcctactctaatgctacctgggctagtgatccctctgatcgacgctcgTTGTCTACTtactgcagtttctcgctcgagtacagaggctgagttgcaaGCCATGGCTATGTTGACAGCTGAGGTGATCTagttacggtggttacttgaggattttggtgtgtctgctactacctcgactcccttactgtcagacagtaccggtgctatcagcattgcgcgtgacccggtgaaccatgagctcaccaagcacatcggtgtggatgtccactttgtgcgtgctgctgtgcaggatcagactctcgctctccactatgtgccctctgagttacagttggcggacttcttcacgaaggcacagactcgagcgcaACATGGTTTtcttctctccaaactcagtgttgttgatccaccatgagtttaagggggtgttagatgtgtatagtccttTTTCGGTATATTCCCATTTGTATAAGGGGTTTTTTGCACTTTACCtcacatgtatatgtaatggcctttggccctcagtgaATACTAGTTGCTCATTATCTAACAGATCTGTTGGCATCAATAAGTGTACATATCTGGTACTATTAATTTCCTTTGACAGGATTTGGACAATTCACAGCAGTAGTTATTTATGTGGTTTAGCTGGACATGCTTTACATTTGAAAACATGTCATGTTTAACTTTTGTTCGATTAGGCAGGCATTCTAAGGAAACTACAATATGTGCTCAAAGTTTGTAGGGGAAACATCATTTTATAATTGCTCCATTTGTTTGCTGAGTTTTTGTGTACAGGCATCAATTTTGTTTCCTGAGTTAGATTGCTCTAGAAGTTGGACTCGGACAGATGACAGAGTCTGAACTTCCAACTAAAATCAAGTGAAAAGATATTTGATTTACGCAATTGGGATGGGATCACATGCTTCACTTTCACAAGCAACTCGTAGCAGCCACTGAACAAAGGAAGAAATGGAATCACTTAAATTGATAGCACAGATAATCGCCACCTTTTATTCGATTTATCTTCGTCATCATCGCTGTTTGGTACATTACCATGGTAGTTCAGGGGAAATGCAGAGAAGCAGCCATTTCAGGCTTACACGCGCATACGCATCATAGACTACATATATGAAACGGCCTTTGTTAGGCGGCAGAGTTTCCACAAGTCCATGGCTATGTCTTATTTATCTTCACCAGATGCACCAACAGCAGGCTATCCGGTTGACGGGGCAGCGTCCTCAGACAAGGACCTGGGCTGCAGCTAGCCTAGCAATCGGGACCCTGCAAAAAGGTTCCATATCAAGATGTTAACGGCTATAAATAGCGTCAAGGTAGTGCTAATCCTCCAAATTTCAATATTTCAGCCAACCTGAACGGGGAGCATGAAACATAATCCAGCCCAGCCTTTGCGAAAAAAGCAACTGAAGATGGCTCTCCACCATGTTCACCGCAGATGCCCACCTGTTTGGAAACACGAAATCGATCAGTCAAATGAACTAAGAATGAATTCTGCACAACAGTGTCCTCGGTGGAATACTTACCTTCAAGTTAggcctcgctttgcgacccctctCTGTAGCAATCTTTACTAGCTCCCCCACTCCTCTCTGATCAAGCACCTGGCATATTCATTGACAGGTAAGTTGCCAAGTACAATATGATAAGGTTATGGCTATACAAAAAAAATCAAGAGAAGAACATGCCAAATGCCTAGATATGTGAGGTGCTCACGTATGTGAAGGATGATAATATGGGTGGTACTACAAACAAACTTGAAGTGGTACGGTCCCAGTCGTAACAAATTTACCTCAAATGGGTCATGCTGGAGGATACCCTGAGCCAGATAGATGGGGAGGAACTTCCCCACATCATCCCTACTGTAACCAAATGTCATCTGCGTGAGGTCGTTTGTTCCGAAAGAGAAGAACTCAGCCTGCTCTGCTATCTGTCAATGGATGTGCAACCAGCACAACGATGTCAGCTACATGCGTATTTTCCCTTGATATATCTGATAAACTAATTCTTTGTATTTGGAGAACTCCTATCGACCAAGAGTTCTGCTAACTAATGCGTGTATTATTCAGTTTACATGCTGAACGTCAATGGCCAACATTTATGGTTTTACAGAAAGAACAGAGCTATCACAAGCTTTTTACCTCATCTGCCACTAGAGCAGCCCTGGGAATTTCAATCATAGTCCCAACTTTGTAATCAATGGTTTTCCCCATATTGGTGAAAACATTGTTAGCAATTTGGCGGATAAGAGCCACCTGATGTCCCAATTCCTGGCAAAACCAAATGTCAATTGTCACAAGGAAAAATCAACTGCTGAATCAAACTTGCAATAATAAAATCAAGTGCGGTTTGAAGAGAAATGAAAAGGTCAGGTTTCCATAAATAGGTGGTGTATAGTTGTATCCCATCAAATGGATTATGTCATTTTTCAACTGCACCAACTATGAAGTGAAGGTACACCTCTATACCAGCCAAAGAAGATACATGTGAAGAAAGACATACCTGAGGTGTTCCAACAAGAGGAACCATTATCTCTGGAAATACTTGAATACCCTGGTTGGTCATGGATATAGCAGCTTCAAAGATGGCCCGGGCTTGCATTTCTGTTAATTCAGGATACGAAATACCAAGCCTGAAATATTAGCATCAAAAGCATTAGTAAAGGAAAGAAAACAGAATTGCGAATGAGAACAGGCAAGTAAATGAATGGGAAAGGAAAACTTGATCCAACAGTGGTTGCATTAAAAATATGAAAAAGATTTACACTTTATTCTGTTGATCAAATGGATATAGTTCAATCTCCAGCATAGCTAAACAAATAAACAACACCAACCTGCAACCACGGAAACCAAGCATTGGGTTTACTTCTGAAAGTTTCTCCATTCTTGCAAGGACATCATCCTCAGCGGCTCCGGTTTCAGCACATAGTTCACGCACAATATCCTCCACATGCCCTTCTGGAAGGAACTCATGAAGTGGAGGGTCCAACAGCCGAATAGTCACCGGGAGCCCTGAAATGCAAATATTGATGTTCAGGTGGTTCTGTGTGACAAAATGTAGTTTGGATTCCCTTGCAAAAAGTGCAGTCTATAACTAATGTTGTATGCCATCAATAGAAAGTGTTTATTTGATATCAGTTTCCATGGGACATGTTATTACAAGCCCTGGCAGAATTCTATACTCTAAACTACATGATGAATGCCAAAAAAATACCTCAAGGTTAGAAGCACAATTCTTATAAGATCCTGTAATCTTGCAAGTTTATCTACTTTGTGTGTTCACAGTTAACACCCAATAGTCAATATTCGCTTATTTAAGAAAGTATAAACCAGCTCGGGATATTTGAACTCTAGTGCACCTCATCTAGTGAGAAAGGacaatatactactccctccgttcctcaatcTAGTGCGCATAGATTCCAGCCCAGGTGCCAATGTGTGTGCTGGCGTTTATTTTTGGACGAGAAAGCCCTTGGTTTGTCCGAGAGTACTAGTTCGCTGGTATGCTGGCTTCCGTCTGTCCCAGCGAGCATCTACGGCCAGCAAGCAACCGGCCAGGGAAGCGGAATGCTGGCCAAGGACGCGGCGATGCCTGCCATGGACGCTGGACACGAATGGTGCTTCTTGCTCCTGtgagccgctgccgctgccgcacaagaagccgacgccggcgtgctgccaccATGTGCAAGAACTCCCATCCTCGTCACAGGGGTGAAGCAGATGAGGAAGTTGGTTGGCACCTGTAGGAGCTGCATGGTGAACGGCGGCGTCCTCGGAGTGGCTCACTCGCAGGCGAACGATGGTGCGACCTGACCGACGCCCCGTGACGGCCACCACGGCGGTGGATCCCATAGCAGGCACGCGAGcagagggaggggaatgggagacGATGATGTGGCGGCCCACGGCGGTGGATCCCACAGTCCAGGAGCGCCCTTCATCGACATTGGCGTCCACGCCCGCGGCGGCGCCCATGACGACCTCGTCGTCCACCCTCATGAAGCTGGCGGCCAGGGTCCCGCGCACACCTGCATGCCTTGTGCAGCCGCCCCATCTCCTCGGCGAGCACCATGGCGCTAGGAAGGTCCGCTTGACGGCCAAGCTGACAGCCAGATCCCGCTGCCCGCGTCCACCGCCAACAACCCCTATGCCGCCTTCTTGACTGAGCCGCTCCGCCCGACGGCACCTTCCTTGCCGCTAGTCAAATCCTGCCGCCACCAGTCGATTCCCTCTCAGGATGCGGAACCTGCTCTGCGCCGCCGGCCATGGACACGGGGACACGAAGACGATGCTTGCGGGAGCAGGGGATAGCCGAGGGAGGAGGTGCGCTACAGGAATAGGATAAGGGATATTTTCGTCAAGAATGGGGCAAAGTAGCAAACACGCACTACATTCCGGAATTTTCATAAAAATCTTAGGCGCACTATAaaacggaatggagggagtagcaaacACGCACTACATTCCGGAATTTTCACAAAAATCTTAGGCGCACTATAaaacggaatggagggagtacttccttCATCCGAAATTAGTtgacgctcaaacggatgtatctagcactgaaatacgtctagatacatctgtttgagaGTCATCtaattccagacggagggagtatatgaataCATAGAGATTTTCCACATACCATCCATGGCACGGAAAATGCCTTCAAAGTCAGACCTCTGGTAAGGCAGAAGACGATCTAGTGCTTTCTGCCTCAGTTCGACAGTTGGAGCCATTATCATCTGCCTCACAGCCTTAATCCTCTCATCAGAAGCAAAGAACTACAAAGTATACAAAGGAGAACATTAGCCTTTTTTTAATTGCCTAGAAGAGCAGACTTGTGTCCATAAAGTTCACTTCGAAAGTTGAACTGCAGAAAATAACTATCATAACAAAATAAATCCTCAAAAAAGCAAACAGTAAAGAAATTAACACCAACCATGTGTTCTGTCCGACAGAGTCCAATTCCTTCTGCCCCATTTTTCCTTGCTGCCAATGCATCCCCGGGGGTGTCTGCATTAGCCATAACCTAGAACACGCAAGATATGCATAATAAGGATTTTTTGTTGAAGCTTGTGTAATGCTTAGGCCTAACGCAGTTAACAAGACTGATGTAAATTTTAGTTAAAGTCAAATTGAGGCAGTTTCTGTTCTTGTTTTTATTCCTAGCAAGTTTACCTTGAGCTGCCTAACTTCATCAACCCAGGACATGAAAGTTTCCAAGTCAGCACTAAGGGCTGGTGGGGAAAGTGGCTGCTTGCCAAGGATCACTTCACCAGTTGATCCATTGAGTGATATCCAGTCACCTTCATAGAGCATCTTGTCTTCAATAGCTACCACCTATGCGTATAGACCATATACCAAAGTAAGCACCTCTATAGTACAAAATGATGAACACAGATTTATCATACTCCCATTATGAATTTTAAGGCTGGAATGAAGTGTTGCGTCTAACAATGTATTTCCTAGACATCTGCAGCAATAAGTTGAATCACCTTTTCAATTTCATTTACACGGATGCTTGAGCACCCTGACACACAGCATTTTCCCCAGCCACGTGCTACAACGGCAGCATGAGAAGTCATACCACCTCTTGCTGTAAGAATTCCAGCGGCTGCATGCATGCCACCAACATCTTCTGGGCTGGTCTCTGTCCTCACCTTTACATTCAGAAAGTTCAAAAAGTATCAGGATAACTCAAGAATAGGACAAGTCCAACCCAAAAGGACATAGGAAAATGAAGGAGACATCCTGCTATAAAAAAAAGGAGGATGATAAGGACATGTACAGACCAGAATAGCAGATTTCCCTTGGGCATGCCATGCTTCAGCATCCTCGGCAGTAAATACAATTTGACCCACAGCAGCCCCAGGTGATGCTGGTAAGCCTGTAGTAATAACTTTGCCTTTGTATGAAGCAGCCTCGGGGTTCGCAAACTGGTTGTCATAACATAAGGGTAATAAAACTGAGTCAATATATTGCCAATATCCAGTTGCAAATAAAATTCAAACGAGGGATGTCAATATAAGGGTTAAAATAAGGTTTCAAAACCAATACATCTGATTAAATTTGAACTTGTAAAGTAAGAAAGCAAGCAACTATCTATATACATCAGATTTTAGTACTATGTCAGAATCATAGGCCTATTGAATGAGTATACTATCTTCATTAAATATGAATGCATTCTCAGCATGCAAACGATGTGGTTCTTGTGTAAAATCATTAAGTTAATGCAAATATATCCTGAAAGAGCAGATAATTTATTGGGATAACAGAGGCACTAACAAATTGCATGCATGTATTTACATGTATCAGTTTTATAGACCATTTGGGCATATTTGATTATCTTATACCTGTGGATGAAGAAGCTGGTCCAAGTGGCCTGGTTCTACCATCTTAATCGCTGTATTGCGATCAACAAGAGCCTCATTAACCATGTCTACAGCAATCTTCACAGCTCCTGTGCCAGTACGCTTTCCGGATCTGCATTGTAGCATCCAGAGCCTATTTTCTTGAACTGTAAATTCAATATCCTGAATTAAACATGAAAAATGCAAGTTATTCTCCATTGGAAATAGTAGGGGTTCAGGTTAATCTTTTGACATATTAAGGCAGGATCATGACCAAAGAGCATTCATGTCATGTGGGCAATTGTAGAGAGCACTGTAATGGTGCTTGAAAATGATCACATAAACTAATTAGATAGCCAAGTTCTTCACGATGTTTCAGAATAAGTTTTATATCACGCTATGGGCCAAACGCCTTGTTTCATAAAACAGCAACACTGACAGGCCCCTCAGCAGAGCTTCCTGCAAACAGTTGGTAAACTAACATACCATCATTTCCTTATAGTGGCTCTCCAGTATGTCACAGTTTTCAACAAGCTCTGCATAGGCCTCCGGCATGTGATCCCTCATGGCATCAAGATCCTCCGGGGTTCTGATTCCAGCAACCACATCCTCACCCTGCATAAGGCAAAAAAACAGTTAATTTTTTTTCAATGTTTTCTCATAGCTGCATAGCAGCAGGAAAAACCCCAAAGCACAGGGGGGATGCAAGAGTTGAGTTTTCAGATTACAGAAGAATCACAGGTTCAGGGAAACGGTTAAATTATGCACAGCCATTCAATGAATATGCAATATCCACAGACTGTATTATCTTGATTGCATAATCTATTTTAATAAAAGTGGGCAACATACTGCTCTTTTGCTGTGCGCACATATGCAGAGCATGGCAGCTAGAACTTAGAAGCAACCAGGAGCAATCAGAACCGAGCCATACCTGAGCATTGACTAGGAACTCGCCATAAAGCTTCTTCTCCCCGGTGCTAGGGTTCCTAGTGAAGAGGACACCAGTGCCGGAGGTGTTCCCCATGTTGCCAAACACCATGCACTGCACGTTCACGGCGGTGCCCCTAAGTCCGGTGATCTGATTAATGCTTCTATACTTGTTCGCTCTCGGACTGTCCCACGAGTCGAACACGGCCAACACCGCTAACTGCAGTTGCCTCTTGGGGTCTATGCCAAGGCAAGAAACAACAAACATATACACATATCAACTGGGTGCCAAAAACACAATGTCAGTTtcaaaatatataaataaaaaggtgaagttcatgaATTCAACCTGAGGGAAATTGTTCTCCTTTGGCTTCAACGTAGACGTTCTTGTACTGACCCACTAGCTCCCTGAGGTCATTGGCAGTGAGGTCGGTGTCGTTGTCCACCCCCTTGGTTGCTTTCATGGCTTCCAGCTTCTCTTCGAAAAGCGCATGGGGAATGTCCATGACCTGGCAAGAGGAAATATCCTGCTAAGGAACAAGGATCCTGCTACTACTGCTAGTTGCTAGTAGGAATTACTGTAAACAAAACGTCGAGCCAACTTTTCGGTACAAAAGAAACTGCTATTCAGTGAGGAACGCACATCCCAAAATGCAGTATTGGAAATCCAGTTGCCAGATTAACTGGGCTGGATCCAGCTGACGTTCCTCCTTTTGTGGAATAATATACTACCAAGCAAACGAGTAAGAGGAATTTGATTAGCTCAGGCGTTCGACCCACAGCCTTCTTGTGCTAAAACAAAATCTGTTCGATCCAAACGAGTAATGACTCGGTGTTTCCTCTTTTACCAGGGCGCCCCAGTCGGAGCCGATCTAGCCGCCGAGGCACAGCCTCCATGAGGGGCACAGCGGCGGCCGGGCGGTCCGGCCTCCATGAGGGGCACAGCGGCGGCCGGGCGGTCCGGCCTCCAACCGCgcgggctccgccgccgccgccgtcctgccgCGCTCGCAAGTGAACCGGTGAAGTGgagtctttttttcttttctttttttgatttGCTGGTGAAGTGGGGTCGTTGGTGGGCATTGGACTGGTGAAGTggagtat
Proteins encoded in this window:
- the LOC123055206 gene encoding pyruvate, phosphate dikinase 1, chloroplastic isoform X2, whose amino-acid sequence is MPSVSRAVCVQRPTTSGGGRSREAARSVAAPRARQAKSKAVTHPARGRHCSPPNAVAAPMPATKKVMDIPHALFEEKLEAMKATKGVDNDTDLTANDLRELVGQYKNVYVEAKGEQFPSDPKRQLQLAVLAVFDSWDSPRANKYRSINQITGLRGTAVNVQCMVFGNMGNTSGTGVLFTRNPSTGEKKLYGEFLVNAQGEDVVAGIRTPEDLDAMRDHMPEAYAELVENCDILESHYKEMMDIEFTVQENRLWMLQCRSGKRTGTGAVKIAVDMVNEALVDRNTAIKMVEPGHLDQLLHPQFANPEAASYKGKVITTGLPASPGAAVGQIVFTAEDAEAWHAQGKSAILVRTETSPEDVGGMHAAAGILTARGGMTSHAAVVARGWGKCCVSGCSSIRVNEIEKVVAIEDKMLYEGDWISLNGSTGEVILGKQPLSPPALSADLETFMSWVDEVRQLKVMANADTPGDALAARKNGAEGIGLCRTEHMFFASDERIKAVRQMIMAPTVELRQKALDRLLPYQRSDFEGIFRAMDGLPVTIRLLDPPLHEFLPEGHVEDIVRELCAETGAAEDDVLARMEKLSEVNPMLGFRGCRLGISYPELTEMQARAIFEAAISMTNQGIQVFPEIMVPLVGTPQELGHQVALIRQIANNVFTNMGKTIDYKVGTMIEIPRAALVADEIAEQAEFFSFGTNDLTQMTFGYSRDDVGKFLPIYLAQGILQHDPFEVLDQRGVGELVKIATERGRKARPNLKVGICGEHGGEPSSVAFFAKAGLDYVSCSPFRVPIARLAAAQVLV
- the LOC123055206 gene encoding pyruvate, phosphate dikinase 2 isoform X1; the encoded protein is MPSVSRAVCVQRPTTSGGGRSREAARSVAAPRARQAKSKAVTHPARGRHCSPPNAVAAPMPATKKRVFHFGKGKSEGNKAMKDLLGGKGANLAEMASIGLSVPPGFTVSTEACEQYQAAGRALPPGLWEETLEGLRWVEEYMGARLGDPARPLLLSVRSGAAVSMPGMMDTVLNLGLNDEVAAGLAAKSGDRFAYDSYRRFLDMFGNVVMDIPHALFEEKLEAMKATKGVDNDTDLTANDLRELVGQYKNVYVEAKGEQFPSDPKRQLQLAVLAVFDSWDSPRANKYRSINQITGLRGTAVNVQCMVFGNMGNTSGTGVLFTRNPSTGEKKLYGEFLVNAQGEDVVAGIRTPEDLDAMRDHMPEAYAELVENCDILESHYKEMMDIEFTVQENRLWMLQCRSGKRTGTGAVKIAVDMVNEALVDRNTAIKMVEPGHLDQLLHPQFANPEAASYKGKVITTGLPASPGAAVGQIVFTAEDAEAWHAQGKSAILVRTETSPEDVGGMHAAAGILTARGGMTSHAAVVARGWGKCCVSGCSSIRVNEIEKVVAIEDKMLYEGDWISLNGSTGEVILGKQPLSPPALSADLETFMSWVDEVRQLKVMANADTPGDALAARKNGAEGIGLCRTEHMFFASDERIKAVRQMIMAPTVELRQKALDRLLPYQRSDFEGIFRAMDGLPVTIRLLDPPLHEFLPEGHVEDIVRELCAETGAAEDDVLARMEKLSEVNPMLGFRGCRLGISYPELTEMQARAIFEAAISMTNQGIQVFPEIMVPLVGTPQELGHQVALIRQIANNVFTNMGKTIDYKVGTMIEIPRAALVADEIAEQAEFFSFGTNDLTQMTFGYSRDDVGKFLPIYLAQGILQHDPFEVLDQRGVGELVKIATERGRKARPNLKVGICGEHGGEPSSVAFFAKAGLDYVSCSPFRVPIARLAAAQVLV